In one Chlamydia sp. BM-2023 genomic region, the following are encoded:
- a CDS encoding queuosine precursor transporter has translation MTNEIIFIIQTVLIVISGIIFASKSTGWLTGWLSLLSVIMNIFVLKQITLCGLEVTSADVYMIGMLSCLNYSRELYGKDKVNHAMIGSWIITIAFLLIAQLHLALVPSPNDSSQQHFLALFSPTFRLTIASLVTLAIVQVIDLALFVYLKNLFKGKAFGTRSAISLISSQVLDTLLFSFLGLYGLVANLTHVILFSLITKIVVIVMSLPIVMIGKFLKIKRGIQKSSI, from the coding sequence CTGACCAACGAAATTATCTTTATTATACAAACGGTTCTTATAGTCATTTCCGGGATAATTTTTGCTTCTAAAAGCACAGGATGGTTAACAGGGTGGCTATCTCTGTTATCTGTCATTATGAACATATTTGTATTAAAACAAATCACCCTTTGTGGTCTGGAAGTTACCTCTGCGGATGTGTACATGATCGGTATGCTCTCCTGTCTAAACTACTCTAGAGAACTCTACGGGAAAGATAAAGTAAATCATGCCATGATAGGATCGTGGATCATCACAATCGCTTTTCTCTTAATAGCACAACTACACCTTGCGCTGGTCCCCTCACCAAATGATAGCTCACAACAACATTTCCTTGCCTTATTCTCACCGACTTTCAGATTAACAATAGCCTCCTTAGTCACCCTAGCTATTGTTCAAGTTATAGATCTTGCCCTCTTCGTTTATCTTAAAAACTTATTCAAAGGTAAAGCTTTCGGGACCCGATCTGCAATATCTCTCATCTCTTCACAAGTCCTCGATACCCTCTTGTTTTCCTTCCTAGGTCTCTATGGATTGGTAGCAAACCTTACCCACGTGATTCTCTTCTCCCTAATCACGAAAATTGTGGTGATTGTTATGTCTCTACCCATAGTTATGATCGGAAAATTTCTAAAAATTAAAAGAGGTATTCAAAAATCCTCAATATAA
- a CDS encoding disulfide bond formation protein B, whose amino-acid sequence MIKLLRNYGLYFAWLICCTGTLTSIYYSYILNIEPCVLCYYQRICLFPLSIILGIATYRNDIFIKIYTLPLSLIGMAIAIYQICLQEISGMTIDICGRVSCSTKLFIFGFITIPMASALAFCAISCLLILSGTKKR is encoded by the coding sequence ATGATTAAACTTCTTCGTAATTATGGTTTATATTTTGCTTGGTTAATTTGCTGCACAGGAACTCTAACGAGCATCTACTATAGTTACATATTAAACATTGAGCCTTGTGTTTTATGTTACTACCAAAGAATTTGCCTATTTCCTTTATCGATTATCTTAGGAATAGCAACGTATCGTAATGACATCTTCATAAAGATTTATACGCTTCCTTTATCTCTTATAGGCATGGCAATTGCTATTTATCAAATTTGCCTTCAAGAAATTTCAGGAATGACAATAGATATTTGTGGAAGGGTTTCCTGTTCAACGAAGCTCTTTATTTTTGGCTTTATTACCATTCCCATGGCGTCAGCTTTAGCGTTTTGCGCTATTTCTTGCTTATTGATTTTATCAGGAACTAAAAAGAGATAG
- the tgt gene encoding tRNA guanosine(34) transglycosylase Tgt → MALKFHVLHQSKRSRARVGRIETAHGIIDTPAFVPVATNGALKGVVDHSNIPLMFCNTYHLLVHPGTEQIAAMGGLHKFINRNAPIITDSGGFQIFSLAYGSVAEEIKSRGKKKVASSILEINDQGVWFKSYRDGHKLFLSPEVSVQAQKDLGADIIIPLDELLPFHSEEKYFLSSCSRTYVWEKRSLDYHKKNPGYQSMYGVIHGGIDPEQRKIGCQFVEDHPFDGFAIGGSLGRNLHEMVSVVDVTTNYLSKERPVHLLGIGDLPSIHATVGFGIDSFDSSYPTKAARHGLILSSHGPIKILNHKYTNDLSPIDPECTCQTCASNISKAYLRHLFKVHEPNAGIWASIHNLHYMQEVMKNIRTQILNDEI, encoded by the coding sequence GTGGCGTTAAAATTTCATGTCCTTCATCAATCTAAAAGGTCTCGAGCTCGTGTCGGAAGAATAGAAACTGCTCATGGGATTATAGACACCCCAGCCTTTGTTCCCGTAGCAACTAACGGCGCTTTAAAAGGCGTTGTTGACCATAGCAATATTCCCTTGATGTTTTGTAATACCTATCATCTTTTAGTCCATCCAGGAACAGAACAAATTGCCGCTATGGGAGGCCTTCATAAATTCATAAACAGAAACGCTCCCATCATTACCGATTCGGGAGGATTTCAAATTTTTAGCCTTGCCTATGGTTCCGTAGCTGAAGAAATCAAAAGTCGTGGGAAAAAAAAGGTCGCCTCATCCATCTTAGAAATTAATGATCAGGGCGTTTGGTTTAAATCCTATAGAGATGGTCATAAGCTCTTTCTTTCTCCCGAGGTTTCCGTACAAGCTCAAAAAGACCTCGGAGCCGACATTATCATTCCCTTAGATGAGCTACTACCTTTTCATTCTGAAGAAAAATATTTTTTATCTTCGTGCTCAAGAACTTACGTCTGGGAAAAGCGCTCTTTAGATTACCATAAAAAAAATCCTGGGTACCAGTCTATGTACGGGGTAATTCATGGGGGTATCGACCCTGAACAACGAAAAATAGGCTGCCAATTTGTTGAAGATCATCCCTTCGATGGATTCGCTATTGGAGGAAGTTTAGGGAGAAATCTTCATGAGATGGTCTCTGTTGTTGATGTAACAACCAACTACCTATCTAAAGAGCGTCCTGTGCACCTTTTAGGTATTGGAGATCTTCCCTCAATACATGCAACCGTAGGGTTCGGAATCGACTCTTTTGATAGCTCCTACCCAACGAAAGCCGCGCGTCATGGTTTGATTCTATCGTCTCATGGGCCTATAAAAATCTTAAACCACAAATACACCAACGATCTCTCCCCCATAGATCCGGAATGTACATGCCAGACATGCGCATCAAACATCTCCAAAGCCTATCTCCGTCATCTTTTTAAAGTACACGAACCTAATGCGGGTATTTGGGCTTCTATTCACAACCTACACTATATGCAAGAGGTCATGAAAAATATCCGCACACAAATCCTAAATGACGAAATTTAA